aaataatatttatcattttatataataaatcatttaaaatgaataaaaattaattaaaaatattatggtacacattattattttattaaataaaattataattttatatacttttaataatttcataaaaataaaataatttaattttttattatatttgatttttaatctaatatttttattagtcattttttattctcatcTCATTGTTACAACTACGGTTGAATCCAAACACATTTAATCTCACCACTATACTAATGAAGTCTTAGTTGTCAAATAAATGGCATAGAAAATGACTAGGGCCGAACCTGGTCAGTAACATGCTGCAAGGTGCAAGGCGGTTTGTTGACCAAACCTTACAATGCCACTTTATAAATTAGGCATTGTCTGTCTGTAGTTGAAAGAAATTCATTCTCTTATCAAAGCACAAAACAGACTTCCAATTCAAGCACTTCTTCCAACTGGTTAAAGAAACCCAGCAACAACCATGTCTAGCAGTGACGGTAATCAAATGTACGATTGCGGTACATTACTTTTCAAAGTCACCACCTCTGGCTTCACCACCGCTCAAAAGCGTTGGAGGATTGCCTATGCATCGATATATTCTGTGCGGGTAATGCTTTCTCTTGCCAAGGAGATAATATCGAAGAGAGGTATTGAACAACCCTCGATCATCTCGGATTTGCATCCTTACGTTGCGCTAGATGTTGAACCCTCGAGCTCTCCGCAATGGGGtgaaaaattttcatcttcCTCCTTGGCTCCGAAAATTGATCGGAAGAGACTTGTGGAGACCGTGAAAGAAAAGGACTTGGTTTCTCTTCACCAGCTTGGAGGAGTCGAAGGCATTGCCGCTGCTCTTGGAACAAATCCTGGAAAGGGAATCCGAGATGATGATCGAGAGGTTGTGAAAAGACAGGAGATGTTTGGTACCAATACTTACCATAAGCCACCTCCCAAAGGGTTACTGTATTTTGTCCTGGATGCTTTCAAGGACACCACAATTCTTATCCTCCTGGTATGTGCTGCTCTTTCTCTTGGTTTTGGTATCAAAGAGCATGGTGCAGCAGAGGGTTGGTATGAAGGCGGAAGTATTTTCGTTGCCGTCTTTCTTGTGATTGCTGTCTCTGCACTCAGTAACTTCAGACAGGAGACTCAATTTGACAAGCTATCAAAAATAAGTAACAATATCAAAGTCGAAGTTGTTAGAGGTGGCCGCCGTCGACAAGTATCTATTTTTGATCTTGTTGTTGGAGATGTTGTCTTCCTGAAGATTGGAGATCAAATTCCAGCAGATGGGCTGTTCTTGGACGGTTATTCATTGCAAGTGGATGAATCGAGCATGACAGGAGAAAGTGACCATATGGAAGTAGATGCCACCAGGAACCCGTTCCTTTTTTCTGGTTCGAAAGTGGCAGATGGTTATGGTCAAATGCTTGTAGCATCCGTGGGAATGGATACTACATGGGGAGAAATGATGAGCTCGATAACCAGCGATAAAAACGAAAGAACTCCACTACAAGAACGACTTGACAGACTTACCTCTTCTATCGGAAAGGTAGGTCTTGCGGTTGCCTTTCTAGTCCTTGTAGTCTTATTAATTCGTTATTTCACTGGGAATACAGAAGATGACAATGGGAACACGGAGTATATTGGTAGCAAGACCAGCGTAGATGATATCTTAAATGCTGTTGTTCGTATAGTTTCGGCTGCAGTGACTATTGTGGTAGTTGCAATTCCGGAAGGTCTACCATTGGCTGTCACTCTTACACTTGCTTACTCAATGAAAAGAATGATGGCTGATCAGGCAATGGTTAGAAAACTTTCAGCTTGTGAAACGATGGGCTCAGCTACCATTATTTGTACTGACAAAACTGGAACCTTGACAGTAAACCAGATGAAGGTAACCCAGTTTTGGCTCGGCCAAGAGTCCATCAAGGAAGATCATTCCAACATCATTGACCACACTGTTCTTGAATTATTCTACCAAGGTGTTGGTTTGAACACAACTGGTAGTGTTTGCAAACCCGTCTCCGGATCCCTACCTGAGTTTTCTGGCAGTCCAACAGAAAAGGCGATTCTTTCTTGGGCTGTCTTAGGTTTGGATCTGGATatggaaaaattgaaacaaaaatacaGCATTCTCCATGTTGAAACCTTCAACTCGGAGAAAAAGAGAAGTGGGGTTTCAGTAAGGAGAAAAACAGATGAAACTCTTCATGTACACTGGAAAGGAGCTGCAGAAATAATCGTAGCCATGTGCTCAGATTATTATGAGAGCAATGGGGGCATAAGGTCCATGGATGAAGACCAAAGGAGCAGAATTGAAACAATAATCCAAAGTATGGCCGCTAGTAGCTTACGATGCATTGCTTTTGCTCATAAGCAAGTCTCACAAAAAGAGATGGAATGTGTTGATGATAGCGAAAAGACACatcaaagaataaaagaagatGGTCTAACCTTGCTAGGGATAGTTGGTTTGAAGGATCCATGTCGCCCAGGTGTCAAAAAAGCTGTGGAAGCTTGTAAATCTGCAGGGGTGGGCATCAAAATGATTACTGGAGACAATATTTTCACAGCAAAAGCTATAGCTGCAGAATGTGGAATTCTAGGAGCAGATTACAATGAAGAAAGTGGACAAGCTATAGAAGGTATTGAATTTCGAAATTACACACCTGAAGAGAGAATGGAGAAGATCGGGAAGATCAAGGTGATGGCAAGGTCCTCTCCATTTGACAAGCTTCTGATGGTACAGTGCTTGAAACAGAAAGGTGATGTAGTTGCGGTCACAGGTGATGGCACTAATGATGCTCTTGCGCTAAAAGAAGCCGATATTGGACTTTCGATGGGCATTCAAGGCACTGAGGTGGCAAAGGAGAGCTCAGACATTGTCATATTGGATGATAATTTCAGCTCAGTTGCCACAGTTTTAAGATGGGGAAGATGTGTATATAACAACATAcagaaattcattcaatttcagcTTACCGTTAATGTTGCTGCTCTTGTAATTAACTTCATTGCAGCAGTTTCTGCTGGTGAGGTTCCCTTGACAGCCGTTCAATTGCTGTGGGTAAACCTCATCATGGACACCTTAGGTGCTCTAGCCCTTGCAACAGATAGGCCCACCAAGGAACTAATGAAGAAGCCGCCCGTCGGTCGAACTGAGCCCCTCATTACTAATGTCATGTGGAGGAATCTTTTAGCCCAAGCAGTATACCAGATAGCTATTCTCTTGATCTTGCAATTTAGAGGTGAATCTATGTTCAATGTGCCTAAGAGGGTAAAGGACACACTGATTTTCAATACTTTCGTTCTCTGCCAAGTTTTCAACGAATTCAACGCAAGGAAGTTGGAGAAGCAAAACGTCTTCCAAGGCATTCTTCAGAACAGATTGTTTCTGGGAATCGTGGGGATAACCATCATTCTTCAGGTGGTTATGGTGGAATTTCTAAAGAATTTTGCAGATACAGAGAGATTGAAACTATGGCAGTGGGGGCTTTGTATCTTATTCGCAGCTTTCTCATGGCCAATTGCATGGGTTGTGAAGCTCATACCTGTTTCAGACAAACCCTTCTTCAGTTATCTCAAGAGATCAAAACCATGTTCACAATTAAATAAGTCATCTACCACAAGAAACCTTCAATCTGCAGGCATGGAACTAGAAGTGCAATAAGATCATGTTCTGAAAGAACAAGGATGTAAGTTCAAAATCACTTCACTGACACAAAGGACAACATAAGGAGATCATGATTCTAGATTTCTTATACTTTAAGAGCTACTAACctatatttatgtatgtatatgtaataTGACTTTTCTGATAAAGGCCTTGGAACCATTAATGGTCCCAGATTCAATCTAACCTCATGGAGCTTTGCTCTTATCTTTACCTAGGATGTTTCTAGTTCCATGCCAATTGTTAGTTGACTCTTTAGTAATGGCTTATTCCTTTCTAAATCTGAAACAGGATCATATGTGCTACCTATTGTACTTATTCTCGTAAAGTCTCTTCCATTATTCTACCATCAAGCATTTGAAATCTGTAATGAAGTCGGCAGTTCTCTACAGACAAGCTACCTAAAATGATCCTCCGATCAAAATAGTTTTGCATTTGTTGCTTTAATAGACATAATCGAGCACTGTGTTTCAACAGATGCTTCTCTAACTGGAAGAAAATTTGTTGGGTTAAAAGCAGCAGAATGGTTTTTTATGGAGTGGAGGGCTTGGTCTGAAGAGAGACAgacagagaaaaaaaatgattgattttgattctACAAATAGACATTCTAACAATGAAGCAAAGGAAATacaaatgaaaaagagaaataaataaaaagagagaaattatCATTCTGTGGAGGTAAATGAAGAGGTGGGTTGAGAGCTTTAAAATCTAAACAGTGACAAAACGGAAAGGAAAGCAATAATCGCCGAGACCCAAAGAGCGAGAGAGTATTTCAGTGGAGAAACTGATAtacacataatatatatatatatatatatatatatattaagtggCAATTGGGGAAGCTTCCTCAGCTGGCACCCGCTTTTTTTAAGACatgaaactggaaacttgttaTAAAAGGTTGCTCATTTCTCAagttcttttcaattttttttcatgtaccTATAACATCCACGTATAATTCTAACCTGCAATGAATTGTTCACTTTGATTCATTGGACTTTGCCATTTTGTTCATAAAAACGTTTTGAAAGTTAAAGTTGAAGAAGGCGAGATTCATATCTTCTCTTTAAGACCAAAACACAAGACATGTACTCCAACTTGTGCACGGTCATCCATTTCGAGTACAAGTTGTGGCATGGTGGAGACGATTTTCATCGCAAGGCATTTTTTTCCCGTTGGAGCCTTTTGGTCCATTCCTCCCTCTCCATTAACATGTTCACTTTCATAATCCATCATCACTTTCTATTTAGCACAAGCAGCCACTTGCGGCACGGCAGAGCGATGAAGATTGTGTTAAATGCTGACCAGAGATTATCATCAAGCAGATTCACTGCATTTTCATAGGGCAAATTATGTGAAGGTATTGATTTACTCTAGTGgaaacaaaacatttaaaatatctaCATTCAATATGAATTCATTGTTTTCAGTCGTGTTAAAATCATAATGTACAACAATAATGAATCAGCCATGGCATGAGCGAAAACAGGAATCAATATGATTACATATTCATCCCCATTTTAGGCACTTCTTCTAGCATGGCAGATGCAGTTTCCATCCAAAACAGGGGTGTACAAACCTAAATTTTGCCCAGcccatatacaaataataaaaccaaatttaaactaaaaccaaaataaatgaaactGGCCAAAATTACCAAACCCAAAAATAGGCCCCACAACGTAAAAgctaaccctagcccaaaacaaaagaaaaataaaaccctaGGCAACAACCAAGCCTCAGCCGCCGCACCCCAACGGCAGCCCCCTGCGCGCGCCGCCTTTTCCGGGTATGCCGCCACGTTCGTACCTGTAAAAGGACTAAGAGAGTCCAATAGCAACACAAACAGTGTAAAACTAGGGAAAATAGGAAATTTCGGGCTATAAAAAGGACCcgaatttatgtattttaacaCTCACggatgaatcaaaagaaaataaagaaaaatcaatttaagTGCAGACCATTTTCAAAGCTAGTAgtcctgttttttttttatttctatttattcatttacattttaaaaaaaccaaaaataaaaaaaataaaaatcgtaCCTTTTTTGAGGAGGAGGTGCCGATTCCGATGAAAATCGGTGTTTTTGAGTCCGGGAGTcgaaaaaaatgggtttttgaTTTTTCGACCACCGTGGACGGTGGCGCCATGACCAGAATCACATGATGGTCGTGGCCGAGCCATGGCCGGATTATGGAAAAGTTCGAAAAGGTGAGAGAGAGTTTGAAAGAaagttgttttgttttgttttttaaaatgaacGAATAGtggggattttaatttttttttttgtatttatagcttacccaaaacggcgccgttttgggccGAAGGGTAAGCACAAAAACAGCGTCGTTTTATTAATGGCCTGTCCGACCTAACCTGATTTGTGggagatccgcgtgtttttaaaGCCAAATGGCCTATTTGCGCGAATGGTCCTTCCGCTTTTGTGGCGCAattcaattaaaccctatttcactattattttattttaaatttcaccCTATAATTTctgtatcattttattttggccCTTTTTCTCAATGCTGCGTATAAAGGCCAGGGGTATTTCCTCAATCGGTCCTTGTTGTTTTATACGTGTTGCAATCAGGCCCTCGTcagttttttatatatgttttaaatcaaTGCCTTTACATATCATTTagtttcaattaaatccttcgTTCACTTAGCTTcactattttaaagttttttttttattttcatcattatcagacctttttttattatcattgtatttattaataatattattgttattattacttattttttaatttcatctttcaaatcctaatttatttaactttagccttttaaaatttagatatttttttgttttattcttgttttgagttttattattatccttttaactattttatgtattattttaaatttcttttattattcctttatttcaaaattttcatatgtttttaaaaaattgctaTGAAAGTTATTCACTTTAAATGACCGTGTATATTATTCATTGTAAtttgttttgtatttgatttaCTGAAATTGTTCCactatttactttaaaattgtattatatattatttccaTGCGTCTTCTTTGATTAATTGAGATAATATGTGCCATTATGAGTGTCAATTGCTCATTCgtattttaatttgttgttaTTCATCAATGTAACTATAGACTTATGATTTGTCTTCCATATTACCTAAATTTCTATTCCCAAGTctgtaaaattttctttaaaaatgttGTATGAAAAGATTTGCAATGCATGGTATTTGGGATGACGAGAAATCGTGCcttaacttacggggttttggTTTTCTCGTCAAACCTCAATAATtagacattttaaaatttaaaaaacttacgttttttaaataaaattaaaagcaagtTTTATGTCATATTTGGAACTCCGAGAAGTCGTGCCTTAACTTACGAGGTCTCGATTTTCTCATTGAACTAAGATGACCAAacatttttagatttcaaaatacgaaattttgataaaattttttcaaGGGTTAGCTTATTCTCAAGGATTCAaatgttgtatcctaacttacaGGATACGACACTTTGTCGCCCTGAGACGAGGAAACCTTTTCTAcattcattcaaaaaaaaaatttcaagtattatttttaaaattggcatcAATAAAAAGGGGATCGTTTTTAGTCTTTTCGAATTTTCGACATttgactttaagacattaaataatcaatttggtaccaattttgatcgttacgagggtgttaatcaTTCCTCGTACATAACTGACTCTCGAACCCGTctttttttctgaaactcgtGGACCAAGgtcatttttaaggtgatctgatcacgcctcaataaaagatcggtggcgactccaaatttcatttttttaagtcgacattatttttttttaaaaatggtttcgacagcttggcgactccactgagGACTtgttagagagtcgagccataaattgattttttttgtcttatggtcgaaaaattaaaatttgttttgaaattcataatttctCATTTGCATTATAGTGTGCTTGCGTGGTTGGTTTAAGTCTGTTAGTGGATTTGCATTGCATTACATGATTTGGACAATTTTACCCTCTAAGTgagagcgagaaactagtccttcgtgaggttttcacctccgtgcaggatagtggaccgctttcggaatacatccgtacctatgtcttcgtgagattttaaTCTCCGTGcaaccatagggaaatgtattcccctgaactgaacttggtccatatgagcctataatgggtgaggatcgaggaatctgatGGTTCGAGTACCTTTGCTCTAGAAATCAAACCTCATGTAGTAAGCTTTAGAAACTTGCCCTTGGTAGAACTACACCAAACCCTAGTAGATTCCCGAATTTGTGCTTTATTGTTCTCTGTTTGTGTTGAATTCTATTTTTTGTATATGGTACTAACTTTTGTGTGTTTTGCTTTGATTGCATGCCATTTTGACTGCATAGCATTTCATCCTAAAATGCGTTAGTTCATATTCGGTTACTAGATAGagagcttatcatggaaaatggatttcttgataaggtggaggATAATGCTGCTGTCCAGGCCTGGTCTGAGACAACACAGCAAGGaaaaggtgatagtttggccgAAGGATATGTATCGGAGTTGTAAGACTTCACTCGTATTAGTGTAACCCAGAATAGTCTacaagaattgaaggaaatctgggatcagtggaatgaTTAGGTCAAGCAGCTTTTTTACTCTAGCTATGGAGATCTGCCTTATCTGTTTAACATAAAGGTGGATAAACATTTGTTTCGTGCCCTCGCCCAGTTTTAGAATCCTACTTACAGTTGTTTCACTTTTGGGGGAGGTGATCTGGTACCTACAGTGGAGGAATACATGGCTTTACTTCGTTGCTCGAAGATTCAAGCAGATAGAGTTTACTCGAGATCTGTTAATGTCCCAAcctttttgaaaaaattgataaatatcaCCGAGATGAGCGAGTAATGGGTTACAGTGCAGATCAAGCAGAAGGGGGATAACAAATGTATTCCTTGGAAGAATTTGAGAGATCTAATTCTAGCATACCCAGATACGGAGAAGAAAGTTAATGTCTTTGCCTTGAGTGTCTACGGCTTAGTTGTATTTCCCAAAGCCCTGGGACATGTTGATGAAGCGGTCACTGATCTCTTTGACCGACTTGATAAGAGGGTTACGCTAGTCCTGGCAATTTTAGTAGAAATCTTCAGATCACTTAATGAATGTCGGAGAGCGGGTGAGGGTAGATTCATTAGATATGCGCAGCTCCTTTTGGCATGGTtacacagtcacttttggaaagtTGATAAGGTTTCTTATCGAGTCTTCTCCGAAAATTATTCACCTCTGAAGGAGGTAGTGGCTATACCGAGGCGGGATGATATCTCGgaggaaaaatggatggaaattCTTCAGGATCTTCAAGAAGAGGATATCgaatggagagctccttggatacttccagatgagatctTATATAgatgtggtaattttgattgggtcTCCttacttgggatttggggagctatTGGCTATGCATCGTTGCTAGTGCTAAGACAGTATAGGTCAAGACAGTTCGTACCCGCAACTCAAGGGCTAGCTCAGtgtgaattttcatataaaGGCGATGGTTACAAGAAGAAGATTCGAGAGATGTCTAATGCCTGGAATCAGACTCAAGGGAT
The Gossypium raimondii isolate GPD5lz chromosome 8, ASM2569854v1, whole genome shotgun sequence DNA segment above includes these coding regions:
- the LOC105790681 gene encoding calcium-transporting ATPase 12, plasma membrane-type; translated protein: MSSSDGNQMYDCGTLLFKVTTSGFTTAQKRWRIAYASIYSVRVMLSLAKEIISKRGIEQPSIISDLHPYVALDVEPSSSPQWGEKFSSSSLAPKIDRKRLVETVKEKDLVSLHQLGGVEGIAAALGTNPGKGIRDDDREVVKRQEMFGTNTYHKPPPKGLLYFVLDAFKDTTILILLVCAALSLGFGIKEHGAAEGWYEGGSIFVAVFLVIAVSALSNFRQETQFDKLSKISNNIKVEVVRGGRRRQVSIFDLVVGDVVFLKIGDQIPADGLFLDGYSLQVDESSMTGESDHMEVDATRNPFLFSGSKVADGYGQMLVASVGMDTTWGEMMSSITSDKNERTPLQERLDRLTSSIGKVGLAVAFLVLVVLLIRYFTGNTEDDNGNTEYIGSKTSVDDILNAVVRIVSAAVTIVVVAIPEGLPLAVTLTLAYSMKRMMADQAMVRKLSACETMGSATIICTDKTGTLTVNQMKVTQFWLGQESIKEDHSNIIDHTVLELFYQGVGLNTTGSVCKPVSGSLPEFSGSPTEKAILSWAVLGLDLDMEKLKQKYSILHVETFNSEKKRSGVSVRRKTDETLHVHWKGAAEIIVAMCSDYYESNGGIRSMDEDQRSRIETIIQSMAASSLRCIAFAHKQVSQKEMECVDDSEKTHQRIKEDGLTLLGIVGLKDPCRPGVKKAVEACKSAGVGIKMITGDNIFTAKAIAAECGILGADYNEESGQAIEGIEFRNYTPEERMEKIGKIKVMARSSPFDKLLMVQCLKQKGDVVAVTGDGTNDALALKEADIGLSMGIQGTEVAKESSDIVILDDNFSSVATVLRWGRCVYNNIQKFIQFQLTVNVAALVINFIAAVSAGEVPLTAVQLLWVNLIMDTLGALALATDRPTKELMKKPPVGRTEPLITNVMWRNLLAQAVYQIAILLILQFRGESMFNVPKRVKDTLIFNTFVLCQVFNEFNARKLEKQNVFQGILQNRLFLGIVGITIILQVVMVEFLKNFADTERLKLWQWGLCILFAAFSWPIAWVVKLIPVSDKPFFSYLKRSKPCSQLNKSSTTRNLQSAGMELEVQ